A single window of Mycosarcoma maydis chromosome 1, whole genome shotgun sequence DNA harbors:
- a CDS encoding uncharacterized protein (related to SKN1 - protein involved in sphingolipid biosynthesis), producing MSRQGGDYRSVSGTQPKSQGLPSYKQVTYQPSSARLPVHSAINSDTMSGSISSGDSASSGQKQRLLPTASYQPHAATQQAIRLEGSNTRANTYASSWRGLANVCTLLFLVVGLVALFAGYPIISHLEKNNNQSKSGFNLGGTNGSGQVPDLPLFSLIDKDTPQSALSRVSPADGNSYHLVFSDEFEQEGRTFWPGDDPFWEAMELYYGVTGDYEYYSPEAINTTGGALSITMTQKATHNLNFQSGMLQSWNKFCFQGGYIEFSMRMPGGPSTSGYWPGLWLMGNLGRPGYPGSTDGMWPYSYPGCDAGILRNQTWVNGTGPDGAIHSEGTYSVGGQVSFLSGMRSPACTCPGEDHPGPSVNIARSSPELDILEAQIQNHQGVSHGYASQSYQVAPFDLSYEWVNTSDAVKIWDSDVTQVNSYKGNVYQEAVSSLTRIPDSGYVDSSNQYLTYGVEYHPDWNENGGGSVTWYVDGKPSWSINGKSMPANPPMDIGLRTISVEPMSIIINLGMSPTFQHVNFGSGGVVFPATMSVDYVRVYQLDGQSDRISCDPPDHPTAQYIADHMDLYTNPNYTVYPHKWPKNKLTGC from the exons AAATCGCAGGGCTTGCCGTCGTACAAGCAAGTCACTTACCAACCCTCAAGTGCCAGGCTTCCAGTACATAGTGCCATCAACTCGGACACGATGTCAggctccatctcgagcgGCGACAGCGCCTCGTCTGGTCAGAAGCAACGCCTCTTGCCCACTGCCAGTTATCAGCCTCATGCCGCTACCCAGCAGGCTATCAGGCTTGAGGGCAGCAACACGCGTGCCAATACGTATGCCTCG TCGTGGCGTGGTCTTGCGAACGTCTGTACTTTGCTTTTTCTGGTAGTcggtctcgtcgctctcttTGCCGGATACCCCATCATCTCGCACTTGGAAAAGAACAACAACCAGAGCAAAAGTGGTTTCAATCTCGGCGGTACCAACGGCTCAGGCCAAGTGCCTGATCTTCCTCTCTTTAGCCTGATTGACAAGGACACGCCCCAATCGGCTCTCTCACGCGTGTCGCCCGCCGATGGCAACTCCTACCATCTCGTCTTTTCCGACGAGTTTGAACAGGAAGGCCGAACCTTTTGGCCGGGTGACGATCCGTTTTGGGAGGCTATGGAACTGTACTATGGTGTCACTGGCGATTACGAGTACTACTCGCCCGAAGCTATCAACACCACTGGCGGTGCACTCTCAATCACCATGACCCAAAAAGCTACACACAACCTCAACTTCCAGTCTGGGATGCTCCAATCCTGGAACAAATTCTGCTTCCAGGGCGGTTACATTGAATTCTCGATGCGAATGCCCGGTGGACCCTCCACTTCTGGCTACTGGCCCGGTCTTTGGCTCATGGGCAACCTCGGTCGACCAGGTTACCCCGGCTCTACCGACGGCATGTGGCCCTACTCGTATCCTGGCTGCGATGCCGGCATACTGCGCAATCAAACATGGGTCAATGGTACTGGTCCCGATGGCGCTATCCACTCAGAGGGTACCTATTCGGTCGGCGGCCAGGTTTCTTTCCTCTCTGGCATGCGATCTCCTGCTTGCACCTGCCCCGGTGAAGACCATCCTGGACCCAGCGTCAACATTGCCCGCTCATCGCCAGAGCTCGATATTCTCGAGGCTCAGATTCAGAATCACCAAGGTGTCTCTCACGGTTACGCCTCGCAGTCGTACCAGGTAGCGCCGTTTGATCTCAGCTACGAGTGGGTCAACACGTCAGATGCTGTCAAGATCTGGGATTCGGATGTGACACAAGTCAACTCGTACAAGGGCAATGTCTATCAAGAAGCTGTTTCGTCGCTCACACGGATTCCTGACTCGGGCTACGttgacagcagcaatcaGTACCTCACCTACGGCGTCGAGTATCATCCTGACTGGAACGAAAACGGCGGCGGTTCCGTCACGTGGTacgtcgatggcaagccTTCGTGGTCCATCAACGGAAAGTCGATGCCTGCAAACCCGCCGATGGACATTGGCTTGCGAACCATCTCGGTGGAGCCCATGTCGATCATCATAAATTTGGGCATGTCGCCGACGTTCCAGCACGTCAActttggcagcggcggtgTCGTGTTCCCAGCTACCATGTCGGTCGACTACGTCCGTGTCTACCAGCTAGACGGCCAGAGCGACCGCATCTCTTGCGACCCACCTGACCACCCGACCGCCCAGTACATTGCGGACCACATGGATCTCTATACGAATCCAAACTACACAGTTTACCCGCACAAGTGGCCCAAGAATAAGCTCACCGGTTGTTAA
- a CDS encoding putative adenosine kinase has protein sequence MAGGNFELVALGNPLLDMQIRNGEAMLEKYGLKANDAVLADEKQLAIYKDIVDNYDVTYVAGGAAQNAARCAQYVLPANSTAYLGCVGKDDLAKQLQAANDKEGLKSIYQFSDDQPTGSCAVVITGHNRSLCTNLGAAEKFTKSHLETAEAQQAIKNAKIFYLGGFFLTHGVESALVLAEEAKSRDVSFTMNLSAPFIPQFFTSQVDQVVPYADVVFGNESEAEAWAEAHKLESKDLKTIAQAIADFDAVTTKAQKRVVIITQGSQPTIVAKRGEKEQKVHETPKINPADIVDTNGAGDAFAGGVVGALVLGKSIDQAIDVGHKLGGMCIGQVGPILKFPKENVI, from the coding sequence ATGGCAGGCGGAAACTTTGAACTGGTTGCTCTCGGCAATCcactgctcgacatgcAGATCCGCAATGGCGAGGCGATGCTCGAGAAGTACGGTCTCAAAGCGAATGACGCCGTGCTGGCTGAcgagaagcagcttgctATTTACAAGGACATTGTTGACAACTACGACGTTACCTACGTtgccggtggtgctgcgcagaatgctgctcgctgcgcGCAGTACGTTCTGCCTGCCAACTCTACCGCTTACCTCGGATGCGTCGGCAAGGATGACCTCGCTAAGCAACTGCAGGCGGCCAACGACAAGGAAGGTCTCAAATCCATCTACCAGTTTTCCGATGACCAGCCCACCGGTTCGTGCGCTGTTGTGATTACCGGACACAACCGTTCGCTGTGCACCAACCTGGGTGCGGCCGAAAAGTTCACCAAGTCGCACCTCGAAACCGCTGAAGCTCAGCAGGCGATCAAGAACGCCAAAATCTTCTACCTCGGTGGCTTCTTCCTCACCCACGGCGTCGAGTCGGCGCTGGTGCTTGCCGAGGAAGCCAAATCGCGCGATGTTTCGTTCACCATGAACCTGTCGGCGCCTTTCATCCCGCAGTTCTTCACCTCGCAGGTCGATCAGGTGGTTCCCTATGCTGATGTCGTGTTTGGAAACGAGTCCGAGGCCGAAGCGTGGGCTGAGGCACACAAGCTGGAATCCAAGGATCTCAAGACCATCGCCCAGGCCATCGCCGACTTTGATGCTGTTACCACTAAGGCGCAAAAGCGAGTGGTCATCATCACCCAGGGCTCGCAGCCCACGATTGTCGCTAAGCGCGGTGAGAAGGAGCAAAAGGTTCACGAGACACCCAAGATCAACCCtgccgacattgtcgacaCCAACGGTGCCGGTGACGCTTTCGCCGGTGGTGTCGTAGGCGCGCTCGTGCTTGGAAAGTCCATCGACCAAGCCATCGACGTCGGACACAAGCTCGGTGGCATGTGCATCGGTCAGGTCGGTCCCATCCTCAAGTTCCCTAAGGAAAACGTCATCTAG